In one window of Romboutsia hominis DNA:
- a CDS encoding molybdopterin biosynthesis protein yields the protein MKRYLSNISLEEGLKKYTNEILSLKKIDTKFIDVDKCLNKITSDAVFAKLSSPFYNCSAMDGVAVKSKLTFMANEQNIITLKEDKDYIEVDTGDPIPKEFDAVIMVEDLLEKKDGQIKIYKPATPWQHIRCLGEDIVETEMIVPSFHKIRPQDIASMISAKADKVKVFKDFKVGIIPTGTELIDRYKTPEIGDIIEFNSKLFEGLILEYGATPVVYPIVEDNYYKIKQSVLLALSECDMVLINAGSSQGREDYTYDIIEELGKVVIHGIAIKPGKPAILGYGQNKPIIGIPGYPVSGWVVMENIVKEVISKLTHKEIEKRNVIRARLTKRIMSSLKYKEFVRVKVGNINNEYVATPIKRGAGTVTSLVHADGVITIPQNIEGIEEGSYVDVQLLNDISKIEKTIVSIGSHDIVMDLINNELTKKTEGKFKLSSTHVGSFQGILSIKKDECHIAPIHLFDVDCETYNKSYVKKYIDEDVSIIKLVNRTQGLIVKKGNPLNIKGIKDLVNIRYINRQKGSGTRVLFDYLLKKENIKKSDIKGYEREELTHMSLAKAIQNDDCDCGLGVYSAAKVFDLDFIPICEEEYDLLIKTEYLELEFIKNLLEVIKDNKFLKNVKSLGGYNTNNTGEIISL from the coding sequence ATGAAGAGATATCTATCTAATATTTCATTAGAAGAAGGACTAAAAAAATATACTAATGAAATATTAAGTCTAAAAAAAATAGATACTAAATTTATAGATGTAGATAAATGTTTAAATAAAATTACAAGTGATGCTGTTTTTGCAAAGTTATCATCTCCATTTTATAACTGTTCTGCAATGGATGGAGTAGCAGTGAAATCAAAACTTACATTTATGGCTAATGAACAAAATATAATAACTCTAAAAGAGGATAAAGACTATATAGAAGTAGATACAGGAGATCCTATACCTAAGGAATTTGATGCAGTTATAATGGTAGAGGATTTATTAGAGAAAAAGGATGGACAAATAAAAATTTATAAACCTGCAACTCCTTGGCAGCATATAAGATGCTTAGGGGAAGATATAGTTGAAACAGAGATGATAGTTCCAAGTTTTCATAAAATAAGACCACAAGATATAGCATCTATGATAAGTGCAAAGGCAGATAAAGTAAAAGTATTTAAAGATTTTAAGGTAGGAATTATACCAACAGGAACAGAATTAATAGATAGATATAAAACACCTGAAATCGGAGATATTATAGAATTTAACTCTAAATTATTTGAAGGGCTTATACTAGAGTATGGAGCAACACCTGTTGTTTATCCAATAGTAGAAGATAATTATTATAAAATAAAGCAAAGTGTGCTATTAGCACTAAGTGAGTGCGATATGGTACTTATAAACGCAGGCTCATCACAAGGTAGAGAAGATTATACATATGACATAATAGAAGAATTAGGAAAAGTAGTGATACATGGAATAGCTATAAAACCTGGAAAACCTGCAATACTTGGATATGGTCAAAATAAACCTATAATAGGAATACCGGGATATCCTGTATCTGGATGGGTTGTAATGGAAAACATAGTAAAAGAAGTAATATCAAAACTTACACATAAAGAGATAGAAAAAAGGAATGTTATAAGGGCAAGACTTACAAAGAGAATAATGAGTTCATTAAAGTATAAAGAATTTGTAAGAGTTAAAGTAGGAAATATAAATAATGAATATGTCGCTACGCCTATAAAAAGAGGAGCGGGAACTGTAACTAGCTTAGTACATGCTGATGGAGTTATAACAATACCTCAAAATATAGAAGGAATAGAAGAAGGTAGCTATGTAGATGTACAACTATTAAATGATATAAGCAAAATAGAAAAAACAATAGTATCTATAGGAAGTCATGATATAGTTATGGATCTAATAAATAATGAGTTGACTAAAAAAACTGAAGGAAAATTTAAGCTTAGTTCAACTCATGTTGGTAGTTTTCAAGGAATATTGTCTATAAAAAAGGATGAGTGCCATATAGCTCCAATACATTTATTTGATGTAGACTGTGAAACTTATAATAAATCTTATGTAAAGAAATATATAGATGAAGATGTATCTATAATAAAACTTGTAAATAGAACACAAGGTTTAATAGTTAAGAAAGGGAATCCACTTAATATAAAAGGAATTAAAGATTTGGTTAATATACGATATATAAATAGACAAAAAGGTTCTGGAACTAGAGTGTTATTTGATTATTTACTAAAAAAAGAAAACATAAAAAAGAGTGATATAAAAGGATATGAAAGGGAAGAATTAACTCATATGTCACTAGCCAAAGCAATACAAAATGATGATTGTGATTGTGGATTAGGTGTATATTCAGCAGCTAAAGTATTTGATTTAGATTTTATACCTATATGTGAAGAAGAATATGATTTACTTATTAAAACTGAATACCTAGAACTTGAGTTTATAAAAAATCTACTCGAAGTAATAAAAGACAATAAATTTTTAAAAAATGTTAAAAGTTTAGGCGGATATAATACTAATAATACAGGTGAAATAATAAGTTTATAA
- a CDS encoding molybdopterin molybdotransferase MoeA, translated as MKLFDVTTVDNVLEIMKNKFKKDIMSEKVSLIDSLNRYISDDIKSNINVPHFRKSLVDGYSVLFNDVFLASESNPVCLNKIDESYMGKICNTLLEEETCVYTPTGAMVPKNSQGVVMIEYCEVLNEKEILIQNSIAFNENIVEVGEDIKENEVLYEKGHLINERDIGVLAGSNIKEIDVYEKLTVGIISTGDEILDISEDIKEAKIKDINAYILYGQLKNINLNPIIYPSAKDNLNDIINLIKKALNECDIILISGGSSVGKKDETLKAIESFENSEVLVEGIAIKPGKPTIIANICNKLVMGLPGHPLSCAFVIEAIFKQYIKSLYNIDKEEYTLCEFTYNYHKAKGREEYLGVNIGKKDNKLVCVPIFSKSSTIKQFAKCDGYIKIDRDLEGIKNGDIVKVYTF; from the coding sequence ATGAAATTATTTGATGTAACAACAGTAGATAACGTATTAGAAATAATGAAAAATAAATTTAAAAAAGATATAATGTCTGAGAAAGTAAGCTTAATAGATAGCTTAAATAGATATATATCAGATGATATTAAATCAAATATAAATGTACCTCACTTTAGAAAATCACTAGTAGATGGATATTCAGTATTATTTAATGATGTATTTTTAGCTAGTGAATCAAATCCTGTATGCTTAAACAAAATAGACGAAAGTTATATGGGAAAAATTTGTAATACTTTATTAGAAGAAGAAACTTGTGTATATACTCCAACTGGTGCTATGGTACCAAAAAATTCACAGGGAGTTGTAATGATAGAATATTGTGAAGTGTTAAATGAAAAGGAGATACTTATACAAAATTCTATAGCATTTAATGAAAACATAGTAGAGGTAGGAGAAGACATAAAAGAAAATGAAGTATTATATGAAAAAGGACATCTTATAAATGAAAGAGATATTGGAGTATTAGCAGGATCTAATATAAAAGAAATAGACGTTTATGAAAAACTTACTGTTGGTATAATATCAACAGGAGATGAAATATTGGATATAAGTGAAGATATAAAAGAAGCTAAGATAAAAGATATAAATGCATACATACTATATGGTCAATTAAAAAACATAAATTTAAATCCTATCATATACCCATCAGCAAAAGATAATCTCAATGACATAATAAATTTGATCAAAAAAGCTCTCAATGAATGTGACATAATTTTAATATCAGGAGGAAGCTCTGTAGGTAAAAAAGACGAAACATTAAAAGCAATAGAAAGTTTTGAAAATAGTGAAGTTTTAGTAGAAGGAATAGCTATAAAACCAGGAAAGCCAACTATAATAGCAAATATATGTAATAAATTGGTGATGGGACTACCGGGTCATCCTCTATCTTGTGCCTTTGTAATAGAGGCAATATTTAAGCAATATATAAAAAGTTTATACAATATAGATAAGGAAGAATATACACTTTGTGAATTTACATACAACTATCATAAGGCTAAAGGGCGAGAAGAATATTTGGGTGTAAATATAGGGAAAAAAGATAATAAGCTAGTATGTGTACCTATATTTTCAAAATCAAGTACCATAAAGCAGTTTGCAAAGTGTGATGGATATATAAAAATCGATAGGGATTTAGAAGGTATAAAAAATGGAGATATAGTTAAAGTATATACTTTTTAA
- a CDS encoding aldehyde ferredoxin oxidoreductase N-terminal domain-containing protein: MRKILYINLKNKKVKSVHQYDEHKINLNNNNLVFEAPSLAGYGVVGLNKLKVYNKNSLSQTGGHFAHFMKCNGYDFLVFEGESDTPIYLYIDKESVKIKEASHLLDKDYDKVVESIKEELNTNELEIASIGLASVKKIDFSKIIFRNDKSCGKKGLGKLMADKNIKAIVLKKQENLIPYDISTLKKYNDSIAKKITNKSNANWYDENNTCYGCCLNCKNTSLSKIKRYGFSEKEASDINKISNFYGLDSVTLARGIDTYKKTFDTEIVDLENFIEDIINNYSYYKPLFINEGKFIKKNKTLQDCEKLGFCKLLMEKDIINDKDKKILAKSILGVSIAI, from the coding sequence ATGAGAAAAATTCTATACATAAATTTAAAAAACAAAAAGGTGAAGTCAGTGCATCAGTATGACGAACACAAAATAAATTTAAATAATAATAATTTAGTATTTGAAGCTCCATCTTTAGCAGGTTATGGTGTAGTTGGACTTAACAAACTCAAGGTATATAATAAAAATTCTTTATCTCAAACAGGAGGTCATTTTGCACATTTTATGAAGTGTAATGGGTATGATTTTTTAGTGTTTGAAGGAGAAAGTGATACACCTATATATTTATATATAGATAAGGAAAGTGTAAAAATAAAAGAAGCAAGTCATTTATTAGATAAAGATTATGATAAAGTTGTTGAGTCTATAAAAGAAGAATTAAATACTAATGAATTAGAAATAGCATCAATAGGATTGGCATCAGTTAAAAAAATAGATTTCTCTAAAATAATATTTAGAAATGATAAATCCTGCGGAAAAAAGGGATTAGGAAAATTAATGGCAGATAAAAATATAAAAGCTATAGTGCTAAAGAAACAAGAAAATTTAATACCATATGATATATCAACCTTAAAAAAATATAATGATTCTATAGCTAAAAAAATAACTAATAAGTCAAATGCTAATTGGTATGATGAGAACAATACTTGCTACGGATGTTGCCTAAATTGTAAAAATACATCTTTGAGTAAAATAAAAAGGTACGGATTTAGTGAAAAAGAAGCAAGTGATATAAATAAAATATCAAACTTTTATGGATTAGACAGTGTAACATTAGCTAGAGGAATAGACACATATAAAAAGACTTTTGATACAGAGATAGTAGATTTAGAAAATTTTATTGAGGATATTATAAATAACTATTCATATTATAAGCCATTATTTATAAATGAAGGTAAATTTATTAAGAAAAATAAAACATTACAAGACTGTGAAAAGTTAGGTTTTTGCAAGCTTTTAATGGAAAAAGATATTATAAATGATAAAGATAAAAAAATATTAGCAAAATCAATACTTGGAGTTAGTATTGCTATTTAA
- a CDS encoding MarR family winged helix-turn-helix transcriptional regulator, producing the protein MKDKYIIYFISRTKANMIKFIENKLKENDLTDLIPTHGNILTALYESDKKLTMKEISKKIGKDKSTVTSLVNKLIDLGYVKKEKCTKDKRVTYISLTQKAKNIEDKFNFISSQVKETAYKDFTKEEKEEFLRLLRKLSSNFKIENDKYI; encoded by the coding sequence ATGAAAGATAAATACATCATTTATTTTATTAGTAGAACAAAAGCTAATATGATAAAATTCATAGAAAATAAATTAAAAGAAAATGACTTAACTGACTTAATACCAACTCATGGCAATATACTAACTGCGCTTTATGAAAGTGATAAAAAGCTCACTATGAAAGAAATTTCAAAAAAAATTGGTAAAGATAAGTCAACAGTTACTTCTTTAGTAAATAAACTTATAGATTTAGGATATGTAAAAAAAGAAAAATGTACTAAGGATAAGCGCGTTACTTATATAAGTTTGACTCAAAAAGCAAAAAATATTGAAGATAAATTTAACTTTATATCATCTCAAGTTAAAGAAACTGCTTATAAAGACTTTACAAAAGAAGAAAAAGAAGAATTTCTTAGATTACTTAGAAAACTTAGTTCTAATTTTAAAATTGAAAATGATAAGTATATATAA
- a CDS encoding nitroreductase family protein, producing MANLDLIYNRKSVRKFKDEEVPKEDILKMLEAATEAPSPKHQQNWHFVVLTNREVINEMADIVTKSHEKIGELAKTEKDRKIHMSVIKYYTCFKNAPVVIMVYGSEYKMIEYKILKENNAPQEVLDVLVSPQSAAQGIGAAVENFLLAATEMGYGTCYMTGPTHAKTEIEKLIGFDKPGFELMSMISLGVAEENTPPKPPRKPLEEVVTFID from the coding sequence ATGGCAAATTTAGACCTTATATACAATCGTAAGAGTGTAAGAAAATTTAAAGATGAAGAAGTACCAAAAGAAGACATATTAAAAATGCTAGAAGCAGCAACAGAAGCCCCATCTCCAAAGCATCAACAAAACTGGCACTTTGTAGTACTTACTAACCGTGAAGTAATAAATGAAATGGCTGATATAGTAACTAAAAGCCATGAAAAAATAGGTGAATTAGCAAAAACTGAAAAAGATAGAAAAATACATATGAGTGTAATTAAATATTATACATGCTTTAAAAATGCTCCAGTAGTAATAATGGTATATGGATCAGAATATAAAATGATAGAATATAAAATATTAAAAGAAAATAACGCACCTCAAGAAGTGTTAGATGTTTTAGTATCTCCTCAATCAGCAGCTCAAGGAATAGGTGCAGCAGTTGAAAACTTCCTATTAGCAGCAACAGAAATGGGATATGGAACTTGCTATATGACAGGACCTACTCATGCAAAAACTGAAATAGAAAAGTTAATAGGATTTGATAAACCAGGATTTGAATTAATGTCTATGATATCTTTAGGTGTAGCTGAAGAAAATACACCTCCTAAGCCACCTCGTAAACCACTTGAAGAAGTAGTTACATTTATAGACTAA
- a CDS encoding HesA/MoeB/ThiF family protein, with product MNKRYERNIGTLTKVENDKLKNFKICIVGCGGLGGYVIEMLSRIGIGYLKLVDEDSFDISNLNRQILCNENNIGKNKAIEAKERIKLINNNVNIDIVSEHLDSNNCEKIINNCHVVIDALDNISTRFILQRYCEALNIPLIHGAISGWYGQVSTIYPGDNNLDYIYKYKKETDNKLSNPSFTPGLVASIQVSEAIKVLLNKGEILRNKVLFIDLLYGEYNIIEIDKTY from the coding sequence ATGAATAAAAGATATGAAAGAAATATAGGAACTTTAACTAAGGTTGAAAATGATAAATTAAAAAATTTTAAAATTTGTATAGTAGGATGCGGTGGCTTAGGTGGATATGTAATAGAAATGCTATCAAGGATAGGTATAGGTTATTTAAAATTAGTAGATGAAGATTCATTTGATATAAGCAATTTAAATAGGCAAATCTTGTGTAATGAAAATAATATTGGGAAAAATAAGGCTATAGAGGCTAAAGAAAGAATAAAATTAATTAATAATAATGTAAACATAGATATAGTTAGTGAGCATTTAGATAGTAATAACTGTGAAAAGATTATAAATAATTGTCATGTAGTTATAGATGCATTAGATAATATAAGCACTAGATTTATACTTCAAAGATATTGTGAAGCCTTAAATATACCACTAATTCATGGTGCTATAAGTGGGTGGTATGGTCAAGTTAGTACTATATATCCAGGAGATAATAATCTTGATTATATATATAAATATAAAAAAGAAACAGATAATAAATTAAGCAATCCTTCTTTTACCCCAGGTCTAGTGGCATCTATACAAGTTAGTGAAGCTATAAAGGTGTTACTTAATAAAGGTGAAATATTAAGAAACAAAGTACTTTTTATAGACTTATTATATGGAGAATATAATATTATAGAGATAGATAAAACATATTAG
- a CDS encoding MoaD/ThiS family protein, translated as MKIEIRLFATFREGREKKQVLEIAEDMNIIDILKILNIDKEEVSILLLNGMDGGFDRKLKDGDILSIFPPVGGG; from the coding sequence ATGAAAATAGAGATAAGGTTATTTGCAACATTTAGAGAAGGAAGAGAGAAAAAACAAGTATTAGAAATTGCAGAGGATATGAATATAATTGATATACTAAAAATTTTAAATATAGACAAAGAAGAAGTATCCATACTTTTACTAAATGGTATGGATGGAGGATTTGATAGAAAACTTAAGGACGGGGATATTTTATCTATATTCCCGCCAGTTGGTGGTGGTTGA
- a CDS encoding aldehyde ferredoxin oxidoreductase family protein — MYGYNGKVLRVNLSEKTIEVENLDLKLAKKYIGARGLGVKTFIDEVDPMVEPLSSENKLIIATGPLTASPMPTSGRYMVVTKSPLTGTIAISNSGGKWGTKLKNAGYDMLIIEGKSDDKVYLYIEDDKVEIKDASDYWGMVSSEITEKLSKKHNKANVLCIGPAGENLSLISAIMNDVDRAAGRGGVGAVMGFKNLKAIVVKGSKKVNVANEEIVKRVNAEKVNILRNDPVAGGGLPTYGTAILVNIINENGVHPVKNFQESYTDKADLISGETMTENTLVKKHACYRCPIACGRVVKLKNGKEVGGPEYETLWSYGSDCDVYDLHAINEANMLCNEYGLDTISAGATIATAMELYQRGYIKDEEIKDDKLSLNWGDVEAVVKWTEKMAKREGFGDLLADGAYRLCEKYDATQYSMTVKKQELPAYDPRGIQGHGITYAVNNRGGCHIKGYMINPEILGVPEKLDKLEVEGKPAYAKVFHDLTAVIDSLGLCVFTTFGLGLNDYVDMYNAVCGEIYTPETLLQAGDRIWTLEKIFNLKAGIDSSQDTLPDRLIYDQIPNGPTKGHVHRLDELLPEYYEVRGWDENGIPLDETLKALGLEEYIGNIFAKN; from the coding sequence ATGTATGGATATAATGGAAAAGTATTAAGAGTAAATTTAAGTGAAAAGACTATTGAGGTAGAAAATTTAGATTTAAAATTAGCTAAAAAATATATAGGGGCTAGAGGTCTTGGTGTAAAAACTTTTATTGATGAAGTAGATCCTATGGTAGAACCATTAAGTTCTGAAAATAAGCTTATAATAGCTACAGGCCCATTAACAGCATCACCTATGCCTACAAGTGGAAGATATATGGTAGTAACAAAATCTCCACTTACAGGAACAATAGCTATATCAAACTCAGGTGGAAAGTGGGGAACTAAGCTTAAAAATGCAGGGTATGATATGTTAATAATAGAAGGTAAATCTGATGATAAAGTATATTTATATATAGAAGATGATAAAGTAGAGATAAAAGATGCTAGTGATTATTGGGGAATGGTATCTAGTGAAATAACTGAAAAATTATCTAAAAAGCATAATAAAGCTAATGTACTTTGCATAGGACCAGCAGGAGAAAATTTATCTCTTATATCAGCAATTATGAATGATGTAGATAGAGCTGCAGGTAGAGGTGGAGTAGGAGCTGTAATGGGTTTTAAAAATTTAAAAGCTATTGTTGTAAAAGGCAGCAAAAAGGTAAATGTAGCTAATGAAGAAATAGTTAAGAGGGTAAATGCTGAAAAGGTAAATATACTTAGAAATGATCCGGTTGCTGGAGGGGGGCTTCCAACTTATGGTACTGCAATTTTAGTTAATATAATAAATGAGAATGGAGTTCATCCAGTTAAAAACTTTCAAGAATCATACACTGATAAGGCGGATTTAATTAGTGGAGAGACAATGACTGAAAATACATTAGTTAAAAAACACGCTTGCTATAGATGTCCTATAGCTTGTGGTAGAGTAGTTAAACTTAAAAATGGTAAAGAGGTAGGAGGACCAGAGTATGAAACACTTTGGTCTTATGGGTCAGATTGTGATGTATATGATTTACATGCTATAAATGAAGCAAATATGCTTTGTAATGAATATGGATTAGATACTATATCAGCAGGAGCAACTATCGCAACGGCTATGGAGCTTTATCAAAGAGGATATATAAAAGACGAAGAAATCAAAGATGACAAACTATCCCTTAACTGGGGTGATGTTGAAGCTGTAGTTAAGTGGACTGAAAAAATGGCTAAAAGAGAAGGATTTGGAGATTTATTAGCAGATGGTGCATATAGATTGTGTGAAAAGTATGATGCAACTCAGTATTCTATGACTGTTAAAAAACAAGAATTACCAGCGTATGACCCAAGAGGAATACAAGGTCATGGTATAACTTATGCAGTTAATAATAGAGGGGGATGTCATATAAAAGGGTATATGATAAATCCAGAGATACTAGGAGTACCTGAAAAATTAGATAAACTAGAAGTAGAAGGTAAACCAGCTTATGCAAAGGTATTTCATGATTTGACTGCTGTTATAGACTCGCTAGGACTTTGTGTATTTACTACCTTTGGATTAGGACTTAATGATTATGTAGATATGTATAATGCAGTATGTGGAGAAATATATACACCTGAAACATTACTTCAAGCAGGCGATAGAATATGGACTTTAGAAAAAATATTTAATTTAAAAGCAGGAATAGATAGTAGTCAAGATACTTTACCAGATAGGCTAATATATGATCAAATTCCAAATGGACCAACTAAAGGTCATGTTCATAGGTTAGATGAACTACTTCCTGAATATTATGAAGTTAGGGGTTGGGATGAAAATGGGATACCATTAGATGAAACATTAAAAGCACTAGGTCTTGAAGAGTATATAGGAAATATATTTGCAAAAAATTAA
- a CDS encoding rhodanese-like domain-containing protein, whose translation MYIKLEDIKDEVTIDVRSKEEFEKMPLFKYNVPVIDEKDHKLLKKYIMIAFPIILIGLIKNRKNIKRDLLRLSNNKEKTIVLGCSQGRLRSPIVAFYSRCLGIDTKILEGGIKQYFKPVKKGIKKWFSI comes from the coding sequence ATGTATATTAAATTAGAAGATATAAAAGATGAAGTAACAATAGATGTACGATCAAAAGAAGAATTTGAAAAAATGCCATTGTTTAAATATAATGTGCCTGTTATAGATGAAAAAGATCATAAACTATTAAAAAAATATATTATGATAGCTTTTCCTATAATACTAATAGGGCTTATAAAAAATAGAAAAAATATTAAAAGAGATTTACTTAGGTTATCTAATAACAAAGAAAAAACAATAGTTTTAGGATGTTCACAGGGAAGACTTAGAAGTCCAATAGTAGCTTTTTATTCAAGGTGTTTAGGTATAGACACTAAGATATTAGAAGGGGGGATAAAACAATATTTTAAGCCAGTTAAAAAAGGAATAAAAAAATGGTTTAGCATATGA
- a CDS encoding FeoB small GTPase domain-containing protein: MDTFSNEEKISKEYLENDNAGVIVNIVHASNLSRNLYLTTQLMKYKKPIILIVNMIDMAKNIGIEIDL; the protein is encoded by the coding sequence ATGGATACTTTTTCTAATGAAGAGAAAATTTCAAAAGAATACTTAGAAAATGATAATGCAGGTGTAATAGTAAATATAGTACATGCATCAAATTTATCTAGAAATCTTTATTTAACAACTCAACTTATGAAATATAAAAAGCCTATAATATTAATAGTTAACATGATTGACATGGCTAAAAATATAGGAATAGAGATAGATTTATGA
- a CDS encoding FeoB small GTPase domain-containing protein: MISVALLGNPNVGKTTLFNGLTGLKQRVGNWPGVTIEKNRGI, from the coding sequence ATGATTAGTGTGGCATTATTAGGAAATCCTAATGTTGGTAAGACTACTTTATTTAATGGATTAACAGGTCTTAAACAACGTGTAGGCAACTGGCCAGGTGTAACTATAGAAAAAAATAGGGGAATATAA
- a CDS encoding DUF2325 domain-containing protein: protein MNLVIVGGNEKLKKDYINLAKEKGHKTKVYLNMSSKLNKSIGSPDALVIFTSVVSHKMIDVVQKHAKKKNIPIIRHKNSSKCAFLECLEMVDECLGNCNECKCNKLLKQNKS, encoded by the coding sequence GTGAACTTAGTAATAGTTGGAGGTAATGAAAAGTTAAAAAAAGATTACATAAATTTAGCAAAAGAAAAAGGTCATAAAACTAAAGTTTACTTGAATATGTCAAGTAAGTTAAATAAATCAATAGGAAGTCCAGATGCTCTTGTAATATTCACATCAGTAGTATCTCATAAAATGATAGATGTAGTACAAAAGCATGCAAAAAAGAAAAATATACCGATAATTAGACATAAAAACAGTAGCAAATGTGCATTTTTAGAATGTTTAGAGATGGTGGATGAGTGTTTAGGAAACTGTAATGAATGTAAGTGTAATAAGCTACTAAAACAAAATAAAAGTTAG
- the trxA gene encoding thioredoxin gives MEKFVKIINDEEFNSKIENGSGIAVVDFFATWCGPCKMLAPVFEEAAKDVGNKASFSKVDIDQCLELARKYGVSTVPTVMIFKDGKPVDKMVGFMPKQQIIEKINSNF, from the coding sequence ATGGAAAAATTCGTAAAAATAATAAATGACGAAGAGTTTAACTCTAAAATAGAAAATGGATCAGGGATAGCTGTAGTAGATTTTTTTGCTACTTGGTGTGGCCCATGTAAGATGTTGGCACCAGTTTTTGAGGAAGCTGCAAAGGATGTAGGAAATAAAGCTAGCTTTAGTAAAGTAGATATAGACCAATGTTTAGAATTAGCTAGAAAATATGGTGTAAGTACTGTACCTACAGTTATGATATTTAAAGATGGAAAGCCAGTTGATAAGATGGTAGGTTTTATGCCAAAACAACAAATAATAGAAAAGATAAATTCTAATTTTTAA
- a CDS encoding methyltransferase, translated as MTEKEYEKLLNIDTLGEELWSEKVRHYHPYQATSYECLDELFKIYSLNEDDFIVDFGCGKGRLNFYINYRFNSNVVGIEMEEKYYKECIKNKEAYVSEHKKGKEKIEFKCCYAQDYEIKSKDNRFYFFNPFSVQIFRKIVENILDSVYKSERYIELILYYPSDDYIYYIENETPFMLKEEIQLEKLYKKDVNERFLVYNIPYYA; from the coding sequence ATGACAGAAAAAGAATATGAAAAATTATTAAATATAGATACTTTAGGAGAAGAATTATGGAGTGAAAAAGTAAGGCATTATCATCCATATCAAGCTACATCATATGAATGTTTAGACGAATTATTTAAAATATACAGCTTAAATGAAGATGATTTTATAGTTGATTTTGGATGTGGGAAAGGTAGGCTAAACTTTTATATAAATTATAGATTTAATTCTAATGTAGTTGGAATAGAAATGGAGGAAAAGTATTATAAAGAATGTATTAAAAATAAAGAAGCGTATGTAAGTGAACATAAGAAAGGTAAAGAAAAAATAGAATTTAAATGTTGCTATGCACAAGATTATGAAATAAAAAGTAAAGATAATAGATTTTATTTTTTTAATCCATTTTCAGTACAGATATTTAGGAAGATAGTAGAAAATATATTAGATTCAGTATATAAAAGTGAAAGGTATATTGAGTTAATATTGTATTATCCTAGTGATGATTATATATATTATATAGAAAATGAGACACCATTTATGCTAAAAGAAGAAATACAGTTAGAAAAGTTATATAAGAAAGATGTTAATGAAAGATTCTTAGTTTATAATATACCATATTATGCATAA